One window of the Gopherus flavomarginatus isolate rGopFla2 chromosome 1 unlocalized genomic scaffold, rGopFla2.mat.asm SUPER_1_unloc_3, whole genome shotgun sequence genome contains the following:
- the LOC127040844 gene encoding olfactory receptor 52E2-like produces MSESNITNFTNPSTFILLGIPGLEAAHVWISIPFCAMYIIAILGNFIILFIVKRESSLHVPMYYFLCMMAISNLGLSTSILPKTLSIFWFNSREIDFSACLTQMYFIHCFTVMESGIFVAMALDRYVAICHPLRHSTILKNTVVAKIGLAVVLCSGMLVMPHPVLARRWPYCRTNIIPHTHCNHMAVVKLACAGISVSSYYGLFVVFCGLSLDGIFIIVSYIQILRAIFSLPTKDALLKIFGTCGSHLCAISAFHIPVLFSSLTYRFGQSVPLYFHIFIANMYHLVPPMLHPIIYGVRTKQIWDRLLRLFTHEGM; encoded by the coding sequence ATGTCTGAGTCCAATATAAccaacttcaccaacccctccaccttcatcctgctgggcattcctggcctggaggctgcccatgtctggatctccatccccttctgtgcCATGTACatcatagccatcttggggaactttaTCATCCTTTTCATTGTGAAGAGGGAGTCGAGCCTTCATgtccccatgtactatttcctctgcatgatGGCCATCAGCAACCTGGGCCTGTCCACGTCCATCCTGCCCAAAacactgagcatcttctggttcaattccagggagatcgatttcagtgcctgcctcacccagatgtacttcattcactgcttcacagtgatggagtctgggatcttcgtggccatggctttggatcgctatgtggccatttgccatcccctgagacattccaccatcctgaAAAACACTGTGGTGGCCAAGATCGGCCTGGCTGTGGTGCTGTGCAGCGGCATGCTCGTAATGCCCCATCCCGTCCTGGCCAGGaggtggccatattgcagaaccaacatcatcccccacaCGCACTGCAATCATATGGCTGTGGTGAAGCTGGCTTGTGCTGGCATCAGCGTGAGCAGTTACTATGGCCTCTTCGTGGTATTTTGTGGGCTCAGCCTGGATGGGATTTTTATCATTGTGTCCTATATCCAGATCCTCAgagccatcttcagcctccccacaaaggacgccCTGCTCAAGATTTTTGGGACCTGTGGCTCACACCTCTGTGCCATCTCAGCCTTTCACATCCCagttctcttctcctccctcacctaCCGGTTTGGGCAGAGTGTGCCCCTGTATTTCCACATTTTCATTGCCAACATGTACCACTTAGTGCCCCCAATGCTGCACCCCATCATCTACGGGGTGAGGACGAAACAGATCTGGGACAGGCTGCTCCGGCTCTTTACTCATGAAGGGATGTAA